In Pyrus communis chromosome 15, drPyrComm1.1, whole genome shotgun sequence, the genomic stretch ACTAAATCACTAATCAAAGAGGGAGTTTCTTCATCCCATATACTATCTCCTCCATAATGGAGGGCAAAACGGGCTAACCCATGGGCTGCGGAATTGGCTTGGCAACGGATGTAGGACGCAATAGCTTCAACGATCGAATGCAGCAAAAACTTAGCATCCTCTATGCTAGGTCCAATGGGGGACACATCCTTAGAAGACCCATGTAAAGCTAACATGATCTGAAGCGAATCACTCTCCAAAAAAATACCATGAAAACCCTATGAACCGCCAACAGAAGCCCTTCTCTAACTGCTAAAGCCTCAATTTGAATAGGAGTGAACACATCTTCGCATCTCCTACTCACAGCAGCAACACACACTCCATTCGAGTCCCTGTTCCATTTGATGGAGATATATATACCTGGGTAACAGTGGGAAATCCAGTTATCAGCGGCGTTATCCCTTAGAGTATCGATATTGCTTCTTCCTTTCAAGGTGCAACACCAATGGAGGATGAGTAGGTGTGATAGAGACTAGAGGGTGGCAAAGCATGAGAGTTGTAACGATAGCACATATGAGGCTTTGAAGTCCCATAGCTACAATTACCACAGGGTGAACCAgtgattttggatgaatttcaGGCTCGTATTCTATACGACACATTATGGGTTCAATTTCTACCACTCGTGAATCGCACGATGGTGGCTAGGGAAAGTTGAAATGCCTTTGTTAGTTCCTAGCTCTTGGAAGGGTGGATTGCCGTTGCGAAGCAACTAGTTGGTCCCCTTTTTAAGAgagggaaacaaaaaaaagccTCCCATAGCTACGTCTTTTGGCtagacgaatttaagattatgtcATGACTTAAGGCTTGTGACGTATCAAATGTCTaattttcaaaacataattTAATTGTATAATAGTAACTAGCCACTCAATATTACGATTTAGCAGTATTTTTCTACATTATATTCATtaatactttttatattaaatttaaaattttcttctcaCCTAGGTTTCTGTATATTCTTGATTTGCAACAGAATGTCATTGTATCTTGAGAAACGAGAACCGGTAAATCCTGAAAACCCATGTGAGGCATAATATCGTTTTAAGGGCATAGTGTACAACGAGCCTCGACCAAGTTACGTTTCTCTACAACTCTTTCATGTGCGTTGTGTATAAGTATCAGAGTGTAAAATGTTTGCCCCCactaaaattttcaagtttttctaaCCCTTATCTATGTATGATTAAGCAACTATTTCTATACATCATTACAAGATTTATTTCATGAATTTCCGAAATGATTTTATACCTAATTTTCCAACACAATATACTGTATCAGTGACGTTGACCACTTATGGATTAGCAGTATAATTCCAATTGCCATGGTATATATCGTACGAGCCataaagtttcctattttgatggctatttaattaattttttaattgatatttttatcatttgagtGGCTCCAACAAGTGCTATTCGTGTCATATCAATTGTTAATCATATGTGTAGAATATCTCTTATCAGGAATAATTAAGGGTACCAAAGAGAATCTAGTGACATAATTAAGATTTGACCTAATTAAGGGTACGAAAAAGAGTCTAGTGACATAATTAAGATTTGACCTAAAAGAATAAGAACAGACACATGGTGCAAGTATGACATATGAATATCTAAATTGAGATCCTTTCCAGATCCTTGCGTTTGGACCGAAGGATTGGAAGTTTCGTATCACTCATTTTAAatcttataatttttattaactcATTTCATAAACTCATTTTACACAAAATAAGATTTCACATCTATCTTCCAATCTCTTTAACAATtcgaattttcaaaattttaaactcgGAACACaaaaaatcagaaataaaaaaaggatatcTCTGACTCTGAATATCTGATCTCTGACTCAGCAAAAACCCTAATCTTTCAAGACATATAATTGTTATAATAGGAATACGTCATCCAAGGTCTGCGTTGTGGATCGTGTGCTTTTATAATTATATGACATCATAGCTTTGTTTGGAGATACAGGGATTGTGTTGACCCTGCTGGCAAATTGACCATGGTGGAATTCCAAGTCACGTTGAAATGGGTTTGTCATCTTTGTCGTACAAGGAAATTGATCGTATCTCTTCCATCAAGATCACTAAATTAAGTGATCCAAAtctctaaaattttatttaacggtttatttattttgattttttaaaaattataataattttttactgtttgatgaaatttcaaagactcAGATCATTTAATCCGATGACATTGATGAAAGAGATTCGAAGAGAATCTCTTTAAATTCTAAAATATATGCTTGCCACTCATGCTCTCTAATGCGACATGTATATTTATCGATATATTACCTATCGATCCCTACTCAGCTCTAAGTTGAAAGCATATCTTCACCACTCACCTTTATTATTACGTCCTTAATGCATCTCAAGGGGCATATTTAGTATTTAAAATGTGCCTCGATTTGATCATAGTCATTCAAATGCATAGATAATGGGACattatattcacacacttcaaattacttctctcacactttttaaattttttaatatttttctatcaagtgttagtggtgtgtagaaaatattaaaaaaatttaaaaagtgtgagagaagtaatttaggatgtgtgaatataattgATGGTATAGGAACTAAGTGATATATTTATGATGaaccgtttatttatttaatacattTAGATGAATGACCACGATCTCCTAATCAAATGATCTTTTGTATGAGTGATCTTCAAAAGAAGATTAAGGAGAAAAAGGTTATGTTCATCATTTgctttaggttttttttatccaaaatggtctatgagatttgcataacacatcaccttggtatctgagattgaaaatcaatataaatggtctcggagattgaaaatcaatataaatggtccctgagattgtccaccatcaattattttggtcattccgttaaaaactccgttaagtaaGCGGAGTTCTTGGCcaaaagtttgggcaattttcaaagcttcgtaactcaatcgtttcttaaccaaattcgacctataatatatcaaaatgaagatagaaaagtgtagaacaagattatacctagtTAGAAGCCAAATGGTTGCCAGAGATGgctggaaaatagcctgaaaggtgaatAGTCCTtgggaaaactagaaaactcgccAGAGatttggtaaactttaaacattcataacttcttcaatactcaacgaaatcgagtgattcaaaaacaaaaatcatacttctcgacgagatgaagagaatggtacctttcttgaaGGCTaaatcgccgtggtttggccgaaaaacggctcgaaagtggctgtcttggtcatcaagttagccactttcgatccattttccggccaaaccacggcgagttaaccttgaagaaaggtaccattctcttcatctcgtcgagaagtatgatttcgATTTCAttgaatattgaagaagttatgaacgtttaaagtttacccagttttcggCGAGTTATCCAGTTTTCCCccacggaccagtcacctttcaggctattttccggccatctccggcgaccaataggtataatcttgttctacactttcctatcttcattttgatatattatgggtcaaatttggttaagaaacgattgagtcacgaaactttgaaaattgcctaaacttccggccaagagctccggaacacttaacggagtttttaatggaatgaccaaaataatggatggtggattacCTCAGGGATCAttcctattgattttcaatctcaagaaCCAAAGTAATGTATAATGCAAATCTCAAataccattttaactaaaaagcctTTGCTTTAATGCAAAAGAGCTTTtggcaaaaattgaaaattttggaaccACAATGACAAATATGCTCATGATTTAGAACATGCTTAATTGTTTTAATACAACTACACTAAGGGGTGGTTAATAAATTGGTATTGAACTcgtattttataaatttaagctTAAATtatttacttacaaatgaagaaaaatatcattatacTATAATCTaaagtatatatatttacattataCCATTGTCTAAATGCTTCATGGGCTGGTCGACCCAGGTTCGCATGGACTAAACCTGCCTCATAAATTCTCCAAACCTAGTATAAGTTTTTTCTTCATGGGTTGGTCGACCCAGGTTCATCTcacagattcttttttttttttggatgaaaGGGCGATTTTTATTGAAAAGGGGTGTGATATGCATGTTGGACCGAATCCGATAGTTACAGGCCTCGTACAAAAGCCCAACTTAACCCCAACTCAATTGTGCCCTAAATCTAACGGACAAAAATCCATGTAAACATTTAGACAAGTTAATCGTAGCCGTGGGTTCCGATTTAAAAGCACTGTAAGATCCACAACCCTAAATCAGGCTAGGGTTTGCTCAGCCAGTCTTGCCGAAACCAATCTATTTCTGGTTGCGCCGCTTGCTTCTTACATCTTCCCTCTCTTCGTCTCGTTTCGCAGGTAATATCGTTCAAGTTCTCTGAAATTTTTAGGTTAAAGCTATTCACTTTCGTATAATtcgtggatttttttttttaatttataattttatcaaTGCCCATAATTCATGGAAATTTGAATCGCAAGCTAAATTATGAATAAATGATATGGAATAGCTTTAtgatttttccattttttagtataaaattgTTAGATCTTTGGGGGGTTTCAAGGAGTTTTCGTATGTATTTGCTGTGATTTGTATTTGTACTTGTTGCCCCGATCACTGAGGACATGTTAGATACTACAAACTTTCTCTTTTGGCGATACCGAATTGCTTCCCATAAGAACATTGTGAGTAATCAAGGCTGGAGTCTCAAAAGGGCTCTAATTTTGCCAAAACCCTAATTGGGGTTTTGGAAAGAAATACCGAGGAGCCCGAGAATTGGCACTATATTTTGGTGCCATAGGCCTTTGGTTTTTGGGAGCATTTCGTGTCACCTATTGGAGAAGGTGGTTGTATTCTACGTTGTTTTTGGCTCAAGGGCGTGTCCTTGGAGATTTcgattgtttttgtatgttttgagtaGATTTCAAGTTTATTTAAAAGGTTTTATCTTGGATTTTGATATAATAACAGTGCAATGGTTTCTTGTAAggaaattttggaattttcaCACTTTTTGGAGATTTCAATTTGTTTCAAGTGGTTTTATCTTAAAGGATCTATAATTCTTTTACAGTTCTAACTTCTAAGATCCTTTGGCATCAGTTTTTGGAGTTTCTAATAGTACTACAATGATTAGATTTTTTGCGTTTGATGCTGCACATGTTACTTAAAATTTCATACAtgcaatcatttttgtagtttaATTTTATGTGGATACTATAATTATGTGATTTTCTTTATCACTGTGTCaaagtaatttgtttaattCTTTTTACCTGAAGATGTTATTATTGTTTGAGATACATGGCTGAATTTATTTGTGTAATTGTAAGAAAATCTGAGGTTTTGGAGTTTTGTAGACCTAGTTTGAGAAGGAAGCATGTCTCATCGTAAGTTTGAACACCCAAGACATGGCTCTTTGGGATTTCTTCCAAGGAAAAGAGCAGCCCGCCACAGAGGAAAAGGTTTATTCTTCTTTTCAGTTTCAACGTGATATTCAATAATTTGTGTTTCCTTGAAATGTTGCAATGAAATGATGGCTCATGTTTGTTTGAACTGGCTCTGGGTTTTCTCGAGTGAAATGCACTGGatctttttcatatttttttgttgaagttaTAACTTTCATATTGTGCATAGGTTTTTTTCCATGCTTTTGGTATATGGTTAAGGAGCTTTATAAGTTACACCTCAAGTTACACCTAACTTGAGGACTTGTATCATTGGTTCAGTTATATAGGGATGATAATGCATAgttggtatcaatgtgcttgttGTGTCTCGCTTTACATCATATCTAATATTTCTCGTACAAGTTATTAGTTTCTCTCAGTGTATAACTGTATATCCACACATTGGAATGctacatataatatattttatccaCTTTCCATTTTGTATTTATATCTGAAGACTGTATTGTTGTTTGTGATTGCATCTTATTTCTGTTACTGTTCTTTATGGAACTGTTAAACTTTTTGGTTGTTCTCTCCTTGGAAAATTTGGCTTACATGGTTTTGTGTATGCAGTGAAGGCCTTCCCCAAAGACGATCCAACAAAAACTCCCAGATTGACTGCTTTCCTGGGATACAAAGCTGGAATGACCCATATTGTGAGAGATGTTGAAAAACCCGGATCAAGTGAGTTGGTCTCTTGTTTTACACTTGTTCTTTAGTTGAATGAGAACTTAAAAACTGTTACTTTGAGGAAAACTAGTGATAAAAGTGTTAATAGAAATATAAGATAAAAATTAGTAGAAATATATTGCTAACATTTTTCACAAGTAATTTTTCTGCATTTGCATTGTAAATTCTAAAGAATACTATTATGATGTTTCGCATGTACCAGAATAATGCTTTTCATGAGTTCCTATATGTTTTCTTGAATTAAGGTTTATGATGTTTTTATTGATTAGTGTTCTGAAGCTTTTGAAATCGGAAGTAAAATACAAGTGAtctattttttatcattttaccTCAGTTCCATTGTGTATTGAATTGTAGTATCATGTTATTGAGTTATTATCTAGGCTTAAAAGAGATTTGGAACTTTTAACTAGTTCTTTGGGTTACTGAAGCATAGTAGTATTACTTTGTGGCTTGTTCTTTGTGCTTGGTCTAAGGATATGTCATCTGTGCTCCATATTGTGTTCTGAAACCAATTTTTCCATGCAGAGCTACACAAGAAAGAAACATGTGAAGCAGTTACAGTTATTGAAACACCACCAATGGTGGTGGTTGGTGTTGTTGGTTATGTGAAGACACCCCGTGGTCTCCGTTCCTTGGACACAGTTTGGGCCCAGCATTTGAGTGAGGAGGTGAAGAGGAGATTCTACAAGAACTGGTGCAAGTCAAAAAAGAAAGCATTCACCAAGTACTCAAAAAAGTATGAGAGCGAAGATGGGAAAAAGGACATCCAGGCTCAGttggagaaaatgaagaaatacTGTTCTGTTATTCGTGTTTTAGCCCACACTCAGGTAAATtatattgatttgttttatgaaCAAAAGAAAGTGTGATAACTAGAAGTGCCAAGTAAAACAGTTACCCAGTTTGCTGCCATTCTGATGTTCTATTGCTAAAAATATTTACTTTTACCTAGAATAATCTTTTTTGGCTTATCTTTTGCAGATTAGGAAAATGAAGGGGTTGAAGCAGAAGAAAGCCCATCTGATGGAGATTCAAGTGAATGGTGGGGAAGTTGCAAAGAAGGTTGACTATGCTTATAGCTTGTTTGAGAAGCAGGTTCCTGTTGATGCTGTTTTCcagaaagatgagatgattgacatTATTGGGGTTACTAAGGGCAAGGGTTATGAGGGTGTGGTGACTCGATGGGGTGTCACCCGTCTTCCACGTAAGACCCATCGTGGTCTACGTAAAGTAGCCTGTATTGGTGCATGGCATCCAGCTAGGGTGTCATTTACTGTTGCCAGGGCTGGGCAGAATGGTTACCATCATCGTACTGAGATGAACAAGAAGATTTACAAGCTTGGGAAGGCTGACCAAGAGTCGCACTCTGCAATGACTGAGTTCGACAGGTTTGTGCCTCTTTCTTCgtaatttttttcttcgtttGATTTCGCTGTGATTGAAT encodes the following:
- the LOC137717494 gene encoding large ribosomal subunit protein uL3y — its product is MSHRKFEHPRHGSLGFLPRKRAARHRGKVKAFPKDDPTKTPRLTAFLGYKAGMTHIVRDVEKPGSKLHKKETCEAVTVIETPPMVVVGVVGYVKTPRGLRSLDTVWAQHLSEEVKRRFYKNWCKSKKKAFTKYSKKYESEDGKKDIQAQLEKMKKYCSVIRVLAHTQIRKMKGLKQKKAHLMEIQVNGGEVAKKVDYAYSLFEKQVPVDAVFQKDEMIDIIGVTKGKGYEGVVTRWGVTRLPRKTHRGLRKVACIGAWHPARVSFTVARAGQNGYHHRTEMNKKIYKLGKADQESHSAMTEFDRTEKDITPMGGFPHYGEVKQDYLLMKGCCVGPKKRVVTLRQTLLKQTSRVALEDIKLKFIDTSSKFGHGRFQTTQEKARYYGRLKA